The nucleotide window GGTTTCAACAATGCTGGTCTTGAAGTGAATGCGTTTACCTTCTTTCCACATGTCAACCTTTAAAGTTTGTCCGGGCAATACGGGAGCTGCAAAACGTACTTTTACTGCCTTGAAAAGAGCGGAATTATTGTTGGCATATTTGGCTAAAACAGCGCGTACGGAGAAACCCAATGAGCAGAGACCGTGCAATATGGGAGTTTTAAATCCAGCAATGGCAGCAAAGTTGGGATCAATGTGTAGGGGATTTAAGTCACCAGACAAACGGTATAGAGCAGCTTGATCTTCAGTGGTTTTATATTGAATAGAAGCATCGGGTTTACGACTAGGATTGGGAACAGTGGGCACAACACCCACCTTGGGATTCTTTTTGCCACCGAATTTACCGGCACCGACAACAAAGATGGAGCTTTGATTTTTAACCAACAAACGGCCATTCTCATCATAAGAATCGCAACTGGTAACAACTAAAGCTCCAGATCCCTTATCCATAACATCAAAAACTGTGCCATTGGTGTTCAATTTGCCGCTAGTGGGAATATCATCGCAAATTTCCAAATATTGTTCACCATGCAAAATGTTGGTTAAGTCAGCTTTGCCTTCAGGCAAGGCACTAGATACCAAACTGGAGGTCATGCTTAGCATGAGACCGGGCATAACAAAGTACGAAGGAATTGCTGTGAAGTCGGGATCATTTTCATATAAGAATTTCAAGTCACTGGGATTCTTGACGGTAGCACCAATACCCAaagcatacaaaattaaatcctTAGAAGCAAAATTAAAGGTATCCTCAATGCCACCAATTTTTCCATCTTTAAGATTTTCCAAAACCTCAAGCAAAGTGCCGGAGGCCTCACCAATGGCATTCAAGTGTTTAGCATCACTCATATCAGTGACTTTGGACCAAACGCTCTTGACATATTCAGGAGTGATTGTGTCTTGTTCGATAGAAGTGCGGAGTACGCAACCCTTACCGCGGACCATATGCACCTTGGTAGCCCACCCAGCAGCACTTTCAATATAAGaacctaaaaattaaaagacaatttttaaaacaattgaatTAATTATGTGTGTAATTGTGCTAACCGCTATCTTCACAGGATTCATGACACAAATAGGCCACGACTGGGGCAATCAATTGAGGTTTCAATTCATTGAACAAGATGTCGGGTAAAATGCCCTCAGTCATACGACTGGCTGCAGTTGGTACAATAACATTGCAGTGTATATTATTTTTGGCACCTTCGATGGCTGCAGTGTTGGCCAAACCCACCAAACCCATTTTGGCAGCTGAGTAATTGGCTTGACCAAAATTACCATAAATACCCGAATTCGAAGAAGTCATAATAATGCGACCATAGTTTTGTTTCTTCATATGAGGCCAAGCAGCTTGAGTCACCTTAAAACTGCCCTTCAAATGGACATCATTCACCAAATTCCAATCCTGTTCGGAGGTCTTCAAGATGCTACGATCACGTAAAATACCAGCATTATTGATGATAATGTCCACACGCCCATAAGTGCTAATGGCGGTTTCAACCACTTTATCACCATCTACCACAGAATTGTAGTTGGCAACAGCCTCACCACCTTTGGCTTTAATTTCATTGACAACCAAATCGGCTGCACGGTTGGAGGCTCCTTCACCATTGTGGGCACCACCCAAATCATTAACAACTACTTTGGCGCCACGAGAGGCCAAAAGCAAAGCGTATTCACGACCGAGACCAGCACCGGCACCAGTCACAATAGCAACACGTCCATCATAACGTAATTGTTCAGCGGCcattttttctaaatagtttgtattttgtgttgtttttgctgCTCTGGTCAAAACCAAACTGAGTACAATTTCaaactg belongs to Calliphora vicina chromosome 4, idCalVici1.1, whole genome shotgun sequence and includes:
- the Mfe2 gene encoding peroxisomal multifunctional enzyme type 2; protein product: MAAEQLRYDGRVAIVTGAGAGLGREYALLLASRGAKVVVNDLGGAHNGEGASNRAADLVVNEIKAKGGEAVANYNSVVDGDKVVETAISTYGRVDIIINNAGILRDRSILKTSEQDWNLVNDVHLKGSFKVTQAAWPHMKKQNYGRIIMTSSNSGIYGNFGQANYSAAKMGLVGLANTAAIEGAKNNIHCNVIVPTAASRMTEGILPDILFNELKPQLIAPVVAYLCHESCEDSGSYIESAAGWATKVHMVRGKGCVLRTSIEQDTITPEYVKSVWSKVTDMSDAKHLNAIGEASGTLLEVLENLKDGKIGGIEDTFNFASKDLILYALGIGATVKNPSDLKFLYENDPDFTAIPSYFVMPGLMLSMTSSLVSSALPEGKADLTNILHGEQYLEICDDIPTSGKLNTNGTVFDVMDKGSGALVVTSCDSYDENGRLLVKNQSSIFVVGAGKFGGKKNPKVGVVPTVPNPSRKPDASIQYKTTEDQAALYRLSGDLNPLHIDPNFAAIAGFKTPILHGLCSLGFSVRAVLAKYANNNSALFKAVKVRFAAPVLPGQTLKVDMWKEGKRIHFKTSIVETGKDVITGAYVDLKDTAAKL